Proteins from a single region of Trichoderma asperellum chromosome 3, complete sequence:
- a CDS encoding uncharacterized protein (EggNog:ENOG41) — protein sequence MMLRRAPIYCEAVLQPQDIYYEGSEDEDYDNAEARRQRYEAAGQRFLDGNVPLLLSATLKGPFEEESGWVNPWRSKNRTANSQNPRVSDDLNMHSTPKRLAPSASIEQHAIEALKDAECALPSPESLKQAPFTSSYSRPQETGGTTHGRRDNSVPLSRSSDEFWTTNSPSKSPKRKSMSSQTLDGVANKRQRTRSTEIETPTPKKNLIAKRDASQRGARTTRATSDSSSIYSHIRELTSQLPPAGSQDLSSEDADTDTDDDHHHETISTCSSVDFLLANARRTPKKDLTSKILRPNENSSLSLLSPFSQRSSRGASSPLSVSPAQTPTKRKVASSIFSSRRRSSGDLSTLSETPTNLSSLADLEMLGVDDDNSEDLDDATLIERQLREEQVQSPEISTANNRDHISTTPDTIPPNLPTSRPSYEEHPSREESIIETPKAKRRDHPDSSISKYDTPRGRLKPFRGTQSSRMADPLIYDDTEGSDQPTSGSGNKASSDSQQPVPSENPSISSPKQNKSQALAGRSATKSNSPHKSSPLRSLSPRNGRINSRPALKKMVQPYMSSLRKSRAASADESYSQEKATQQSNENEQEKEVKETSPPSSNTCPPASHPSPNEIATDKDREPDHSTFDDAQEELMDRDTSVSSTTPHSDKPPAKVTAPVEVVNSTQGDVPPGILEQDEPGLTTPELSTDLQRSIPIELANSDIIEPLMNGDAPKNPNEPSSIAPMADGDSCEGQQEHQDETQASTEAVAETQVLPAESDDMSQPPSNILTEPSEETPKRPSTPEPQFAVASFSTFMSPSPNPRRQRLYFSGPNLSGTASKTQGSLLSCMKRSWGSTIPKKRVSWAPLPHEGSDISGEDAPSGTDTSSSMIRGRDRAVSPPPPPSMGSSSDSLMEGDLKFGLHFAAVADRTKSINPQSTPAVPEYRSPSPDRQRPAESVDASLAEKNSFSTKTWGYDDQDPTDIVQDIFNDMDDFLQVWDVDAELNEARKADKTRASGAKGTERASEDDVDMFASFL from the coding sequence ATGATGCTGCGAAGAGCTCCAATCTACTGCGAGGCGGTCTTGCAGCCGCAGGATATCTACTACGAAGGgtcagaagatgaagactaCGACAATGCGGAGGCGCGCAGGCAGAGGTACGAAGCCGCCGGGCAGAGGTTTCTCGATGGCAACGTTCCCTTGCTGCTATCTGCGACGTTGAAGGGTCCCTTTGAAGAAGAGTCTGGTTGGGTGAACCCGTGGCGATCAAAGAACCGTACCGCCAATTCACAAAATCCACGTGTATCCGACGATTTAAATATGCATTCTACTCCCAAACGACTTGCCCCGTCTGCGTCTATCGAGCAACATGCGATAGAAGCTCTGAAAGATGCCGAGTGCGCTCTTCCTAGTCCGGAAAGCCTCAAGCAGGCGCCCTTCACTAGCTCTTATTCACGCCCCCAGGAGACAGGCGGCACGACACACGGCCGGAGAGACAATAGCGTGCCTCTTTCACGAAGCAGTGATGAATTTTGGACAACAAACTCACCATCAAAATCCCCAAAGAGAAAATCAATGTCATCACAGACGCTAGATGGCGTCGCGAATAAGCGGCAAAGAACCAGGTCAACCGAAATCGAAACTCCAACGCCAAAGAAGAATCTAATAGCCAAGAGGGATGCTAGTCAAAGAGGAGCAAGGACGACCAGAGCCACTTCCGACAGCTCGTCAATATATTCCCATATTAGAGAGCTCACGTCACAACTTCCCCCTGCTGGATCACAAGATTTGTCAAGCGAAGATGCAGATACAGATACAGATGACGATCACCATCATGAAACCATCTCTACCTGTTCCTCCGTTGATTTCTTATTGGCCAATGCACGCAGGACTCCTAAGAAAGACCTGACCAGCAAGATTCTGCGTCCGAATGAGAATTCATCCTTGTCCTTGTTATCACCGTTTTCTCAAAGGAGCTCCAGAGGagcttcctctcctctttctgtCTCGCCAGCGCAAACGCCAACAAAACGGAAGGTTGCATCAAGCATATTCTCTAGCCGCCGGCGGTCTTCAGGTGACCTATCTACACTGTCTGAAACACCAACAAACCTATCAAGCTTGGCAGATTTAGAAATGCTAGGCGTGGATGATGACAACAGTGAAGATCTCGACGATGCAACTCTGATAGAGCGCCAGCTACGGGAAGAACAAGTCCAATCTCCCGAAATTTCTACCGCCAACAACAGAGACCATATAAGCACTACACCAGATACGATTCCACCAAATCTTCCTACATCTAGACCAAGTTATGAAGAGCATCCATCAAGGGAAGAGAGTATCATTGAAACGCCAAAGGCTAAAAGAAGGGATCATCCGGATAGTTCAATATCCAAGTATGATACACCTCGTGGGCGTCTCAAGCCGTTTCGCGGTACACAGTCTTCACGAATGGCTGACCCGTTGATATACGATGATACTGAGGGATCCGATCAACCAACTTCTGGATCTGGCAATAAGGCTTCATCAGACTCACAGCAACCCGTGCCCAGTGAAAACCCGTCAATCAGTTCACCCAAGCAGAACAAAAGTCAGGCATTAGCAGGCAGAAGCGCCACAAAGTCGAATAGTCCTCATAAGTCATCACCTCTTCGGTCTCTGAGCCCTCGAAATGGTAGAATCAACTCACGGCCCGCTCTCAAGAAGATGGTTCAGCCTTACATGTCATCTCTACGCAAATCACGAGCAGCGAGTGCAGATGAAAGCTACTCACAAGAAAAAGCTACCCAGCAATCGAATGAAAAtgagcaagagaaagaagtaaaagaaactTCGCCGCCATCCTCGAATACTTGCCCTCCGGCATCGCATCCTAGCCCGAACGAGATTGCCACAGACAAGGACCGTGAGCCCGATCATTCTACATTTGACGATGCCCAAGAAGAGCTGATGGATCGTGATACTTCAGTCTCATCAACAACACCGCACTCTGATAAGCCTCCAGCCAAGGTTACCGCACCTGTAGAAGTGGTGAACTCAACTCAAGGAGATGTGCCACCTGGTATCTTAGAACAAGATGAGCCGGGCCTCACTACACCGGAGCTATCTACTGATTTACAACGATCTATCCCCATTGAGCTTGCTAATTCGGATATAATTGAGCCGCTAATGAACGGAGACGCACCGAAAAATCCAAATGAGCCTAGCTCGATTGCCCCCATGGCAGATGGCGACAGTTGTGAAGGCCAACAAGAGCATCAAGATGAGACCCAGGCATCTACTGAAGCCGTCGCTGAAACCCAGGTTCTACCAGCCGAAAGTGATGACATGTCTCAGCCTCCGTCAAATATCTTAACTGAGCCCTCCGAGGAAACACCAAAGCGACCGTCTACGCCAGAGCCACAATTCGCtgttgcttctttttcaacaTTCATGTCGCCCTCTCCAAACCCTCGCCGCCAAAGACTCTACTTTTCTGGGCCAAATTTGAGTGGAACTGCTTCTAAAACACAGGGCTCCCTGCTGTCTTGCATGAAAAGGTCATGGGGGAGTACGATACCCAAAAAGCGAGTTTCCTGGGCTCCGCTACCGCATGAAGGGAGCGACATCTCCGGAGAGGATGCCCCATCAGGGACGGACACGTCATCGTCAATGATACGAGGCAGAGACCGAGCAGTTTCACCGCCTCCCCCGCCGTCTATGGGCTCCTCTTCCGATTCGCTCATGGAAGGAGACTTAAAATTTGGTCTTCactttgctgctgtggccGACCGTACGAAGAGCATAAACCCTCAAAGCACGCCTGCTGTGCCAGAATACAGGTCTCCTAGCCCTGACAGGCAACGCCCGGCGGAGAGCGTCGATGCATCGCTGGCCGAGAAGAATAGCTTTAGTACGAAAACATGGGGCTATGACGACCAGGACCCCACCGATATTGTTCAGGACATATTCAACGATATGGACGACTTTTTGCAAGTCTGGGATGTCGATGCAGAGCTAAATGAGGCACGAAAAGCCGACAAGACACGAGCTAGTGGCGCAAAGGGGACAGAACGTGCTTCTGAGGACGATGTAGACATGTTTGCATCATTCCTTTAA